The following proteins are co-located in the Sandaracinaceae bacterium genome:
- a CDS encoding MBL fold metallo-hydrolase — MTSTTTRTFVSILGNSQRLDGGSMFGNAPRALWERFIAPDARHRVPLACRSVLVRDGERTLLFEAGIGAFFEPGMRDRFGVQEERHVLLESLAAHGVAPEDVDVIVLSHLHFDHAGGVLAAYEPGVPERLAFPNASYVVGQRAFERAEAPHARDRASFIAALPALLRATGMLELVPDAPLGTPATSVTLGADYPLYFSDGHTPGLMMVELPTDHGPLLYASDCIPGAPWMHLPITMGYDRFPERLIEEKELLLASLERRSGGVVFVHDAEVAWGRVARDERGRFFAADACATLTG; from the coding sequence ATGACCAGCACCACCACGCGCACGTTCGTCTCGATCCTCGGCAACAGCCAGCGCCTCGACGGAGGCAGCATGTTCGGGAACGCGCCGCGTGCCTTGTGGGAGCGCTTCATCGCCCCCGACGCGCGCCACCGCGTCCCCCTCGCGTGCAGGTCCGTGTTGGTGCGCGACGGGGAGCGCACGTTGCTGTTCGAGGCCGGCATCGGGGCCTTCTTCGAGCCCGGGATGCGTGACCGCTTCGGCGTGCAGGAGGAGCGGCACGTGCTGCTCGAGAGCCTCGCCGCGCACGGCGTCGCGCCGGAAGACGTGGACGTGATCGTCCTGAGCCACCTGCACTTCGACCACGCCGGCGGCGTGCTGGCTGCCTACGAGCCTGGCGTCCCCGAGCGACTCGCCTTTCCCAACGCGTCCTACGTCGTGGGCCAACGCGCGTTCGAGCGCGCCGAGGCTCCCCACGCACGCGACCGGGCGTCGTTCATCGCCGCGCTGCCTGCTTTGCTGCGGGCGACGGGGATGCTCGAGCTCGTTCCCGACGCGCCGCTCGGTACGCCAGCCACGTCGGTGACGCTCGGCGCGGACTACCCGCTCTACTTCTCGGACGGTCACACGCCGGGGTTGATGATGGTGGAGCTCCCGACGGATCACGGCCCCCTCCTGTACGCGTCCGACTGCATCCCAGGGGCCCCATGGATGCATCTGCCCATCACGATGGGCTACGACCGATTCCCCGAGCGCTTGATCGAAGAGAAGGAGCTGCTCCTCGCCAGCCTCGAACGCCGTTCCGGCGGTGTGGTCTTCGTCCATGACGCCGAGGTCGCGTGGGGGCGCGTGGCACGCGACGAACGCGGACGCTTCTTCGCGGCCGACGCGTGCGCTACGCTGACGGGATGA
- a CDS encoding 1,4-dihydroxy-2-naphthoate polyprenyltransferase: MSDVRPGSKEAFILASRPATLSAALVPVAVGTACASSAGGVAWLAAAAALFGACMIQIGTNFANDVFDFEKGTDDETRLGPVRAAQAGLLTAAQLKRGMVVSFGLATLAGLYLVWIGGWVVVAIGVASVLSGIAYTGGPYPLGYHGLGDVFVMLFFGFVAVCGTEYVQLVQSVPLARLPTTLSLLAAIPVGALATAILVVNNLRDRVGDARTGKRTLAVRLGATGVRIEYSLLIAVAYGIPVYLFALGLVGSLIFIVFVTFPAAAVLLRAVWVRDGATLNAALTGTAKLLLAFGLLFALGISVTT, from the coding sequence ATGTCTGATGTGCGACCGGGGTCCAAAGAGGCCTTCATCTTGGCCTCCCGTCCGGCGACGCTGAGCGCCGCGCTGGTGCCCGTCGCGGTTGGGACGGCGTGCGCGAGCTCGGCCGGTGGGGTCGCCTGGCTCGCGGCGGCGGCGGCGCTCTTCGGCGCCTGCATGATCCAGATCGGCACCAACTTCGCCAACGACGTGTTCGACTTCGAGAAGGGCACCGACGACGAGACGCGTCTCGGGCCCGTGCGCGCGGCCCAAGCGGGGCTGCTCACGGCCGCGCAGCTCAAGCGGGGTATGGTCGTCAGCTTCGGCCTGGCGACGTTGGCCGGTCTCTACCTGGTGTGGATCGGGGGCTGGGTCGTGGTGGCCATCGGCGTCGCCAGCGTGCTGTCCGGCATCGCCTACACCGGCGGCCCGTACCCGCTCGGCTATCATGGGCTCGGCGACGTGTTCGTCATGCTGTTCTTCGGCTTCGTCGCGGTGTGCGGCACCGAGTATGTGCAGCTGGTGCAGAGCGTCCCGCTCGCTCGGCTACCGACGACCCTGTCGCTGCTCGCCGCGATCCCCGTCGGCGCGCTGGCGACGGCCATCCTCGTGGTCAACAACCTGCGAGACCGCGTCGGCGACGCGCGCACCGGCAAGCGCACCCTCGCCGTGCGTCTGGGGGCCACCGGGGTGCGCATCGAGTATTCGCTGTTGATCGCCGTGGCGTACGGCATCCCTGTGTATCTGTTCGCGCTGGGGCTCGTGGGTTCGCTGATCTTCATCGTCTTCGTGACCTTTCCGGCGGCGGCGGTGCTGCTGCGCGCGGTGTGGGTGCGCGATGGCGCGACCCTGAACGCTGCGCTGACGGGGACCGCCAAGCTGCTGCTGGCCTTCGGGCTGCTCTTCGCGTTGGGGATCTCGGTGACGACGTGA
- a CDS encoding isochorismate synthase encodes MSSSAAQREHARTPLGEAEARSGAAVVLGTAEEWARETRRALSEALGRHAGHAVHVTVPAPVAHPAQLFEADRARASVYFHPPAGLAIAGLEVAFECPNHDGLAAQRDAIAARLAALRVVAVEGAPTPRVFGGLAFAPGASVGTPFEPLGDGLFVMPRVQYAVSGGQAWLSFCVLPEDGERAGQALLDEVPALVAALTSEPREPAAASVAQVTHFPRERFAQMVGDARDAIAAGRLEKVVLARRAEAAGVQGDLPDAVDMLARLDARFVSCTRFAIFRRDARGSVVTFLGATPECLVTRTGDRVHTEALAGSMPRGESAKLLASDKDRREHRFVVDAVVGALEPHCSAVTHDPQPGTRELPDVVHMRTPIEGRLRDGASVLELVGALHPTPAVGGVPREAAIAWILEREPVSRGWYSAPFGWTDASGDGSFVVALRSGVVHDGRVSVYAGAGIVRDSRPDAEYDETELKMRAVLGTLSGA; translated from the coding sequence ATGAGCAGCAGCGCCGCGCAGCGAGAGCACGCGCGCACCCCGCTCGGGGAGGCCGAGGCCCGTTCGGGAGCAGCGGTCGTCCTTGGCACGGCGGAGGAGTGGGCGCGCGAGACGCGTCGCGCCCTGTCCGAGGCGCTCGGCCGCCACGCGGGTCACGCCGTGCACGTCACGGTGCCTGCCCCCGTCGCGCACCCGGCGCAGCTGTTCGAAGCGGACCGCGCCCGTGCGTCCGTGTACTTTCATCCACCCGCCGGCCTCGCCATCGCGGGTCTCGAGGTGGCCTTCGAGTGCCCGAACCACGACGGCCTCGCGGCGCAACGAGACGCCATCGCGGCGCGCCTTGCTGCGCTGCGCGTGGTGGCCGTCGAAGGGGCCCCGACGCCGCGTGTGTTCGGGGGCTTGGCCTTCGCCCCGGGGGCGTCCGTGGGGACGCCGTTCGAGCCGCTGGGCGATGGGCTGTTCGTCATGCCTCGCGTGCAGTACGCGGTCAGTGGTGGCCAAGCGTGGCTGTCGTTCTGCGTGCTCCCGGAGGACGGTGAGCGCGCCGGTCAGGCGCTGCTGGACGAGGTCCCCGCCCTCGTCGCCGCGCTCACCAGCGAGCCGCGCGAGCCCGCTGCGGCCTCCGTGGCGCAGGTGACGCACTTCCCTCGTGAACGCTTTGCGCAGATGGTCGGGGACGCGCGCGACGCCATCGCGGCGGGTCGGCTGGAGAAGGTCGTGCTCGCCAGGCGCGCCGAGGCGGCCGGAGTGCAGGGCGACCTGCCCGACGCGGTGGACATGCTCGCGCGCTTGGACGCGCGCTTCGTGTCGTGCACCCGCTTCGCCATCTTCCGCCGCGACGCCCGTGGAAGCGTGGTGACCTTCCTCGGTGCCACGCCCGAGTGCCTCGTGACCCGCACCGGAGACCGCGTCCACACGGAGGCGCTGGCGGGCTCCATGCCGCGCGGCGAGAGCGCGAAGCTCCTGGCCAGCGACAAAGACCGCCGTGAGCACCGCTTCGTCGTCGACGCCGTCGTGGGGGCGCTCGAGCCGCACTGCAGCGCGGTCACGCACGACCCGCAGCCGGGCACCCGCGAGCTACCGGACGTGGTGCACATGCGCACGCCCATCGAGGGCCGCCTGCGCGATGGCGCGAGCGTGCTCGAGCTGGTGGGCGCCCTACACCCGACCCCCGCCGTCGGGGGGGTGCCGCGCGAAGCCGCCATCGCCTGGATCCTGGAGCGCGAGCCCGTGTCGCGTGGCTGGTACAGCGCGCCTTTCGGCTGGACCGACGCGAGCGGCGACGGGAGCTTCGTCGTCGCGCTTCGTTCGGGCGTCGTGCACGACGGGCGCGTGTCCGTCTATGCGGGCGCGGGGATTGTGCGGGACTCGCGCCCGGACGCCGAGTACGACGAGACCGAGCTCAAGATGCGGGCCGTGCTGGGCACGCTCTCGGGCGCCTGA
- the menD gene encoding 2-succinyl-5-enolpyruvyl-6-hydroxy-3-cyclohexene-1-carboxylic-acid synthase, with protein MHACDLQYASARFLVGAITRATGTTRWVVSPGSRSTPLVLALHQLGVPLHHVIDERAAAFFALGVARETGRVAPLLCTSGTALAHYLPAVIEASETRLPMLVVSADRPPELHGWGANQTITQRGLFGAFVREELDLGCASSLADVDAWRARLSTFLRAGLAGPEVGPLHLNVPLRVPLEPTETGEALVVHHAVDAWVSATPRIVDCAPDSVGDDALRPLRAAVLACHARGARGLLVVGPLARRSDVPAAVLRFARASGFPLLAEAGSQCRFGPVPDGVTRVGCFDALLRAPAARAALAPELVIQVGATPTSKSLELLAQEATCPRFVLAPFGRPDPARNAADILVGDVSSALDALSDALEAEGARSEAATRPYAARLGALDGEAQAIFDRRFAEDTELSEGAVAQAVVDALGETDGFLLGNSLSIRHVDAYARRERPVGGVHTQRGASGIDGLSAGAAGAASTGRAMVALVGDVSFVHDLGGLGAHHADSSLTIVVLQNGGGRIFELLPIARHAGAPMGSFTTEHGADLAAAARVFGHDHVVVRTRAALSEALAARVGRPGLHVVEAVVPPHDAGPVQRALYAEVEALVARAAGGPT; from the coding sequence ATGCACGCGTGTGATCTCCAGTACGCCTCCGCGCGCTTCCTGGTGGGCGCCATCACACGGGCCACCGGGACCACGCGCTGGGTGGTGAGCCCTGGCTCCCGCAGCACACCGCTCGTGCTGGCGCTGCACCAGCTGGGTGTCCCTCTGCACCACGTCATCGACGAACGGGCCGCGGCGTTCTTCGCGTTGGGCGTCGCGCGCGAGACGGGCAGGGTGGCGCCGCTGCTCTGCACCAGCGGCACCGCGCTGGCCCACTACCTGCCGGCCGTGATCGAGGCCTCGGAGACCCGGCTCCCCATGCTGGTGGTCTCGGCCGACCGCCCCCCCGAGCTGCACGGTTGGGGCGCGAACCAGACCATCACGCAGCGCGGTCTGTTCGGCGCGTTCGTGCGGGAGGAGCTCGACCTGGGGTGCGCGAGCTCGCTCGCCGACGTGGACGCGTGGCGTGCTCGCCTCTCGACGTTCCTCCGAGCCGGCCTGGCCGGACCCGAGGTGGGGCCGCTGCACCTCAACGTCCCGCTACGCGTGCCCTTGGAGCCCACCGAGACGGGTGAAGCGCTGGTCGTGCACCACGCTGTGGACGCGTGGGTCTCGGCCACCCCCCGCATCGTGGATTGCGCGCCCGACAGCGTGGGCGACGATGCCCTCCGTCCGCTCCGGGCCGCCGTCCTCGCCTGCCACGCGCGAGGCGCGCGCGGGCTGCTGGTCGTGGGTCCCCTCGCCCGTCGGAGCGACGTCCCCGCGGCGGTCCTACGCTTCGCCCGCGCGAGCGGCTTTCCGCTGCTGGCCGAGGCAGGCAGTCAGTGCCGCTTCGGTCCGGTGCCCGACGGCGTGACGCGCGTGGGATGCTTCGACGCGCTGCTGCGTGCCCCCGCGGCGCGCGCGGCGCTCGCCCCCGAGCTCGTCATCCAGGTGGGTGCGACCCCCACGTCGAAGAGCCTCGAGCTGCTCGCGCAGGAGGCCACCTGCCCGCGCTTCGTGCTGGCCCCCTTTGGTCGGCCCGACCCCGCACGCAACGCCGCGGACATCTTGGTGGGTGACGTCTCCAGTGCCCTGGACGCGCTCTCCGACGCCCTCGAAGCAGAGGGCGCACGCTCCGAGGCCGCGACACGCCCGTATGCCGCGCGCCTCGGCGCGCTCGACGGTGAGGCCCAGGCGATCTTCGATCGTCGCTTCGCAGAAGACACAGAGCTGTCGGAGGGCGCGGTGGCGCAGGCGGTCGTCGATGCACTGGGAGAGACCGACGGGTTCCTGCTGGGCAACAGCCTGTCCATCCGCCACGTAGACGCCTACGCGCGGCGCGAGCGCCCCGTCGGCGGCGTGCACACGCAGCGCGGGGCCTCGGGCATCGACGGCCTCTCGGCCGGCGCGGCGGGCGCGGCGTCCACCGGGCGCGCCATGGTGGCGCTGGTCGGGGACGTGAGCTTCGTCCACGACCTGGGTGGCCTCGGAGCGCACCACGCGGACAGCTCGCTCACCATCGTCGTCTTGCAGAACGGCGGCGGCCGGATCTTCGAGCTGCTGCCCATCGCGCGTCACGCCGGCGCACCGATGGGCAGCTTCACCACCGAACACGGCGCGGACCTGGCCGCTGCGGCGCGTGTGTTCGGCCACGACCACGTCGTGGTGCGTACGCGCGCTGCGCTCAGCGAGGCGCTGGCGGCTCGCGTCGGGCGCCCGGGCCTACACGTGGTGGAGGCGGTCGTCCCGCCGCACGACGCCGGACCCGTGCAGCGCGCGCTGTACGCCGAGGTCGAGGCGCTCGTGGCACGCGCCGCGGGAGGCCCGACATGA
- the ubiE gene encoding bifunctional demethylmenaquinone methyltransferase/2-methoxy-6-polyprenyl-1,4-benzoquinol methylase UbiE, with protein sequence MFDNIADRYDRLNRIISMGVDQSWRRKTVAALSVGSGSRVLDLATGTGDLAIQIAETHPECEVVGVDPSVNMLKVGRGKVDAAQLGRRVTLMEGDAQSLPFDAGSFDAACIAFGIRNVPDRRRGLREMARVVRPGGRICVLELSEPKRGVLSPFARFHIRQVVPRLGAWLSGSAEYRYLQESIAAFPEPEEFAALMEEAGMKMVTLERLTFGVCCLYVAESLGEGGPARGAVIG encoded by the coding sequence ATGTTCGACAACATCGCGGACCGCTACGACCGGCTCAACCGCATCATCTCCATGGGCGTGGATCAGAGCTGGCGCCGCAAGACGGTCGCGGCGCTCTCCGTGGGCTCGGGGTCCCGCGTACTCGACCTCGCCACGGGCACTGGCGACCTCGCCATCCAGATCGCCGAGACGCACCCCGAGTGCGAGGTGGTGGGCGTGGACCCGTCCGTCAACATGCTCAAGGTCGGGCGCGGCAAGGTGGACGCGGCGCAGCTCGGGCGGCGCGTGACGTTGATGGAGGGCGACGCGCAGTCCCTGCCGTTCGACGCAGGCTCGTTCGACGCGGCGTGCATCGCGTTCGGCATTCGAAACGTGCCCGATCGGCGCCGTGGCTTGCGCGAGATGGCGCGCGTGGTGCGTCCGGGCGGCCGCATCTGTGTGCTCGAGCTGAGCGAGCCCAAGCGCGGCGTGCTCAGCCCGTTCGCGCGCTTCCACATCCGCCAGGTGGTCCCGCGCCTCGGGGCGTGGCTCTCCGGCAGCGCCGAGTACCGCTACCTCCAAGAGAGCATCGCGGCCTTTCCGGAGCCCGAGGAGTTCGCGGCGTTGATGGAAGAGGCCGGCATGAAGATGGTGACGCTCGAGCGCCTCACCTTCGGGGTTTGCTGCCTGTACGTCGCCGAGAGCCTGGGCGAAGGCGGGCCGGCTCGCGGAGCGGTGATCGGATGA
- a CDS encoding hydroxymethylglutaryl-CoA reductase, degradative produces the protein MTDSVTSRIPGFYKKSLRERLARLVETGRLSPESVAFLEAGGGLPPDVADRMSENVVGCYGLPMGIALNFRVNHRDVLVPMSVEEPSVVAAASNAARLVRMTGGFFGEASASIMTTQVQFDGVPNAADAAARIEASRERILAAGNASIPGMVRRGGGCRDLDVRVLCPTDGVLVMHLYVDVGDAMGANVVDTVAEAVAPLVHAEIGGEIGLRILSNLPLRRTVKVSCEVMADAVGGAKVADGIAKASRFAELDPFRAVTHNKGIMNGADAVALATGQDWRSLEAGAHAFASRDGQYRPLAVWRRTETGVRGELEMPMAVGTVGGSTRVHQGVRAAFELMDLERAGDLGVVIASAGLASNLAALKALAGEGIQEGHMRLHARKAEVAQQGEEQEAPRRAAEGKAP, from the coding sequence ATGACCGACTCCGTCACCAGTCGAATCCCGGGCTTCTACAAGAAGTCCCTGCGCGAACGCCTCGCACGCCTCGTCGAGACCGGGCGCCTCTCGCCCGAGTCCGTCGCGTTCTTGGAGGCCGGCGGCGGTCTCCCGCCGGACGTGGCCGACCGCATGAGCGAGAACGTCGTGGGCTGCTACGGCCTGCCCATGGGCATCGCGCTGAACTTCCGCGTGAACCACCGCGACGTGCTGGTCCCGATGAGCGTGGAGGAGCCCTCCGTGGTGGCCGCGGCCTCGAACGCGGCGCGCCTGGTGCGCATGACGGGCGGCTTCTTCGGCGAGGCCAGCGCATCCATCATGACCACGCAGGTGCAGTTCGACGGCGTGCCCAACGCGGCCGACGCCGCGGCGCGCATCGAGGCCTCGCGCGAGCGCATCCTCGCGGCGGGCAACGCCAGCATCCCCGGCATGGTGCGCCGTGGGGGCGGCTGCCGCGACCTCGACGTGCGCGTCCTCTGCCCGACGGACGGGGTGCTGGTGATGCACCTCTACGTGGACGTGGGTGACGCGATGGGCGCCAACGTGGTGGACACCGTGGCGGAGGCCGTGGCTCCGCTGGTGCACGCCGAGATCGGCGGCGAGATCGGGCTGCGCATCCTCAGCAACCTGCCGCTGCGCCGCACGGTCAAGGTCAGCTGCGAGGTCATGGCGGACGCCGTGGGTGGCGCGAAGGTGGCGGACGGCATCGCCAAGGCCAGCCGCTTTGCGGAGCTCGATCCGTTCCGCGCCGTGACCCACAACAAGGGCATCATGAACGGGGCCGACGCGGTGGCCCTCGCGACGGGACAGGACTGGCGCAGCCTCGAGGCCGGGGCGCACGCCTTTGCTTCGCGGGACGGACAGTACCGGCCGCTCGCGGTCTGGCGCCGCACGGAGACGGGCGTGCGCGGCGAGCTGGAGATGCCGATGGCCGTGGGCACGGTCGGTGGCTCCACGCGCGTGCACCAGGGCGTCCGCGCCGCGTTCGAGCTGATGGACCTCGAGCGCGCGGGTGACCTCGGCGTGGTCATCGCGTCGGCGGGCCTGGCCAGCAACCTGGCCGCGCTCAAGGCGCTGGCGGGCGAGGGCATCCAGGAGGGCCACATGCGCCTGCACGCGCGCAAGGCCGAGGTGGCGCAGCAGGGCGAGGAGCAGGAGGCGCCGCGGCGCGCCGCCGAGGGAAAAGCGCCATGA
- a CDS encoding alpha/beta fold hydrolase, giving the protein MTLVCLHGFTGSPTSWDPVLAALRAQGARPLRVLTPTVVGHEGAAATLMEGGHTQVAPVAHDSAPASPPTATSFEDEVDRIARGLPRGTLHLLGYSLGARLALGLAVRHRVRFESITLVGVHPGLVDPAERSARAAADDALADDLERGGLAAFVARWEALPMWASQRRLDPAVLAVQRAQRLQQDPARLAAALRVLSLGRMPSYVDALPTLDLPVTLVVGHADAPFRPRAAAMQERLPLGRVIVVGDDANPIGHNVPLEAPRELARVLSETVDV; this is encoded by the coding sequence ATGACGCTCGTGTGCCTGCACGGCTTCACGGGCAGTCCTACCAGCTGGGACCCGGTGCTCGCCGCCCTCCGCGCGCAGGGCGCGAGGCCGCTGCGCGTGCTCACGCCCACGGTGGTCGGACATGAAGGGGCGGCGGCCACGCTCATGGAAGGCGGCCATACGCAGGTGGCGCCCGTTGCGCATGACAGCGCCCCCGCGAGTCCGCCCACGGCGACCTCGTTCGAGGACGAGGTGGACCGCATCGCCCGAGGCCTTCCCCGCGGGACCCTGCACCTGTTGGGCTACTCCCTCGGCGCGCGCCTGGCCCTGGGCCTCGCGGTGCGCCACCGCGTGCGCTTCGAGTCCATCACCCTCGTGGGCGTCCACCCCGGTCTCGTGGATCCGGCCGAGCGCAGCGCGCGCGCCGCCGCCGACGACGCGCTGGCCGACGACCTCGAGCGTGGGGGGCTCGCTGCCTTCGTCGCGCGCTGGGAGGCGCTGCCCATGTGGGCCAGCCAGCGGCGGCTCGACCCGGCGGTGCTCGCTGTGCAGCGCGCACAGCGCTTGCAGCAGGACCCGGCGCGCCTCGCGGCGGCGCTGCGCGTGCTCAGCCTCGGGCGCATGCCGTCGTACGTCGACGCGCTCCCGACCCTGGACCTACCGGTGACGCTGGTCGTGGGTCACGCGGACGCACCCTTTCGGCCGCGCGCCGCTGCCATGCAGGAGCGCCTACCGCTGGGGCGGGTCATCGTGGTCGGCGACGACGCCAACCCAATCGGGCACAATGTGCCGCTGGAGGCGCCACGCGAGCTGGCGCGCGTGCTCTCGGAGACTGTGGATGTCTGA
- a CDS encoding AMP-binding protein, giving the protein MKVSLSLSPLGGTFERPVENAVARFEERSGWLLLARVAGVCGLGEASPLPGYSDDSLEESERALRGLGPTVEVGMDTLEAFTASVARASDAIPTVAHAARFAFESALFDAYARTRGVPLWAALRHGLELGPPGAHVSGSQLGVAAWIAPDDLRAAEAASAAGVHTFKLKLGRDLDAELAFARKLRDRFPAARLRFDANRSLGASDVDRVLLALAALDAEFCEEPSATLPTGAPVPLALDESLRGVPAADVVPHPGVRAWVLKPTSLGGLLRCAPYVREALRRGIEPIVSHTLEGPVANAVLRELALAIAGGAAAGVGDHAGLHALQPPFAFEAHAGQGDEPVIPHHAPGCGHFERDLSIAEAAREHPTRLAIDGPSGPLSHAELATRCEAQRRALEQLGWRAGDGLAFIPRLDVDTVVTVFTAVAAGIVLVPLHPRGTPDEHEAIVRESGARWIHQRPSRLPFKRSEDTKRPLPEAPLAILFTSGTSGISKGAVLSRRAFVASAWASRQRSSSLPAGAARPSSATQDAPDVWLASLTPAHVGGLSILLRALVHRGTLVLPASSEFHPATTLDLVRRYGVTQLSLVPTMLARCLDETGSAPPSLRVVLLGGAAADAGLVARARAAGFPIRLTYGMTEACSQIATQRDAGEPGCGRPLRGVEVRARGGVLEVRGPTLFSGYLGQREPLDEDGWFRTGDLGRVDDDGCVHIEGRRQDLIITGGENVYPAEVEARVSAHPAVREAAVIGVHDATWGQRVVAVCVLETRRSTTELASSDARILEPTCAGEDEAPWSDVQALLRDVDVALSGALASFKRPKEYWVVDALPRTSLGKVARAGLAGLADARGTRIVAVSALRRS; this is encoded by the coding sequence GTGAAGGTCTCACTGTCGCTCTCGCCCCTGGGTGGCACCTTCGAGCGCCCCGTCGAGAACGCCGTAGCGCGCTTCGAGGAGCGCAGCGGTTGGCTGCTGCTGGCGCGGGTCGCGGGGGTGTGTGGGCTCGGCGAGGCCTCGCCGCTCCCCGGCTACTCGGACGACAGTCTCGAGGAGAGCGAGCGCGCGTTGCGTGGGCTCGGCCCGACGGTGGAAGTCGGCATGGACACGTTGGAGGCGTTCACGGCTTCGGTCGCGCGCGCCTCGGACGCCATCCCGACGGTCGCCCACGCGGCGCGCTTTGCGTTCGAGAGCGCGCTGTTCGATGCCTACGCGCGTACGCGAGGTGTGCCCTTGTGGGCGGCCCTGCGGCACGGGCTGGAGCTCGGCCCACCGGGCGCCCACGTGTCGGGCAGCCAGCTCGGCGTGGCCGCGTGGATTGCGCCGGACGACCTCCGAGCCGCCGAAGCGGCGAGCGCGGCGGGTGTCCACACGTTCAAGCTCAAATTGGGACGCGACCTCGACGCCGAGCTCGCCTTCGCGCGGAAGCTGCGCGATCGGTTTCCAGCCGCGCGTCTTCGCTTCGACGCCAACCGCTCGCTTGGGGCGAGCGACGTCGATCGCGTGCTGCTCGCGCTGGCGGCCCTCGACGCGGAGTTCTGTGAGGAGCCGAGCGCGACGCTGCCCACCGGCGCGCCCGTGCCGCTGGCGTTGGACGAGTCGCTCCGCGGCGTGCCGGCGGCGGACGTCGTGCCGCACCCCGGTGTACGCGCATGGGTGCTGAAGCCAACCTCACTCGGAGGGCTGCTGCGCTGCGCTCCGTACGTGCGCGAGGCCCTCAGGCGCGGCATCGAACCCATCGTGTCACACACCCTCGAGGGGCCGGTCGCGAACGCGGTCCTGCGTGAGTTGGCGCTCGCCATCGCGGGTGGCGCGGCTGCGGGCGTCGGCGATCACGCTGGGCTGCACGCGCTCCAGCCGCCCTTCGCGTTCGAAGCCCACGCGGGGCAGGGGGACGAGCCCGTCATCCCGCATCACGCACCCGGCTGCGGCCACTTCGAACGCGATCTGTCCATCGCCGAGGCCGCTCGCGAGCATCCCACGCGCCTCGCGATCGATGGCCCATCCGGCCCGCTCTCTCATGCGGAGCTCGCGACGCGGTGCGAGGCTCAGCGGCGGGCTCTGGAGCAGCTGGGGTGGCGCGCTGGGGACGGCCTCGCGTTCATCCCACGCCTGGACGTCGACACGGTCGTGACCGTCTTCACCGCGGTCGCCGCGGGGATCGTGCTGGTCCCGCTGCATCCCCGAGGCACCCCCGACGAGCACGAGGCCATCGTCCGCGAGAGCGGGGCGCGCTGGATCCACCAACGGCCCTCACGGCTTCCGTTCAAGCGCAGCGAAGACACGAAGCGGCCGCTGCCCGAGGCGCCCTTGGCCATCCTCTTCACCTCGGGCACCAGCGGTATCTCGAAGGGCGCCGTGCTCTCCCGGCGCGCGTTCGTGGCCTCCGCGTGGGCTTCTCGACAACGCAGCTCGTCCCTCCCTGCTGGAGCGGCCAGACCGTCGTCAGCGACCCAGGACGCGCCCGACGTGTGGCTCGCGTCGCTGACCCCGGCGCACGTCGGCGGTCTCTCCATCCTGCTGCGCGCCCTGGTCCACCGAGGGACGCTGGTGCTGCCGGCCAGCTCCGAGTTCCACCCCGCGACGACCCTCGACCTCGTCCGTCGGTACGGCGTGACACAGCTCTCGCTCGTACCGACGATGCTGGCTCGGTGCCTGGACGAGACCGGGAGCGCGCCTCCGTCACTCCGTGTCGTCCTGCTGGGAGGCGCCGCCGCAGATGCAGGTCTGGTCGCGCGAGCGCGTGCTGCGGGCTTCCCGATTCGCTTGACCTACGGCATGACCGAGGCGTGCTCGCAGATCGCGACCCAACGCGACGCAGGCGAACCCGGGTGCGGGCGCCCGCTGCGCGGTGTGGAGGTGCGAGCCCGTGGGGGCGTGCTCGAGGTGCGTGGCCCGACGCTCTTCTCGGGGTACTTGGGGCAGCGGGAACCTCTGGACGAAGACGGGTGGTTCCGCACTGGGGACCTCGGGCGCGTCGATGACGACGGATGCGTTCACATCGAGGGGCGTCGGCAGGACCTCATCATTACTGGTGGCGAGAACGTCTACCCGGCCGAGGTCGAGGCGCGGGTGAGCGCGCATCCCGCCGTGCGCGAAGCCGCCGTCATCGGTGTCCACGACGCGACCTGGGGTCAGAGGGTGGTCGCGGTCTGCGTGTTGGAGACCCGTCGCAGCACCACGGAGCTCGCCTCGTCCGACGCGCGGATCCTGGAGCCGACGTGCGCGGGCGAAGACGAGGCGCCTTGGTCCGACGTCCAGGCTCTGCTGCGCGACGTCGACGTGGCCCTGTCGGGGGCCCTCGCCTCCTTCAAGCGGCCGAAGGAGTATTGGGTGGTCGATGCGCTGCCTCGCACGTCGTTGGGCAAGGTGGCACGCGCGGGGCTCGCGGGGCTGGCCGATGCCCGCGGGACTCGCATCGTTGCCGTGTCCGCCCTCCGCCGCTCCTGA